In Pleuronectes platessa chromosome 4, fPlePla1.1, whole genome shotgun sequence, the following proteins share a genomic window:
- the LOC128438848 gene encoding uncharacterized protein LOC128438848 has protein sequence MKLTVIAALCLVLLFHIHLSMAKKRLGLNLFKKTPKTKTNVDTKSKGKQQFNQGSYPQQPDRPGGNPYQGGYPHQPGNPAGSYPAAGYPAQGYPYGGGYGGYAGHGGYPGGHMNYNPNNKIPSPHYGGSFGYGAHGVRGGSPFSHSVQGMGVYPQDRSRGFGRSAAMAAAGGAMAGMALGYGLGRFPRPHFPFHNPQEEYYYNHYMYRRYGVRSTDTNDYGRDYRYSQPPQTYNSFMDSCMKRRDLLPVENQKPKLNQAAVTTTTITSTSTTTAAAPHTGGSNTTESNSSTAGNTSTSSPSTQRPLDESEAKPVPPVPQALRKAASDEDDDEDTVSIVEIGYPALIGQMKARRCVELYMVYSEKYLKKTTEPGVKDGVQGLEMCLQGFLALVTSTIVMLLNSNVLTMLHF, from the coding sequence ATGAAACTGACTGTGATCGCTGCATTATGCCTGGTTCTTCTTTTCCACATTCATCTTTCCATGGCCAAGAAAAGACTAGGGCTTAATCTGTTTAAAAAGActccaaaaacaaaaaccaacGTGGACACCAAGTCCAAGGGTAAACAACAGTTCAACCAAGGAAGTTACCCCCAGCAGCCAGACAGACCTGGAGGCAATCCTTACCAAGGAGGTTACCCCCATCAGCCGGGAAACCCAGCAGGAAGCTATCCAGCTGCTGGTTACCCTGCACAGGGCTACCCATATGGAGGAGGCTATGGAGGGTATGCTGGTCATGGCGGGTATCCAGGTGGACACATGAACTACAACCCAAACAACAAAATCCCAAGCCCTCACTATGGAGGTAGCTTTGGATACGGGGCCCACGGCGTGAGGGGAGGCTCTCCCTTTTCCCACTCAGTTCAGGGGATGGGCGTTTATCCCCAAGATAGATCCAGAGGGTTTGGGCGCAGTGCAGCGATGGCAGCAGCTGGAGGCGCCATGGCAGGAATGGCCCTGGGCTACGGGCTGGGGAGGTTCCCTCGTCCTCACTTCCCCTTCCACAACCCCCAGGAGGAGTACTACTACAACCACTACATGTACAGGAGATATGGTGTCAGGTCTACTGATACCAATGACTATGGCAGAGACTACAGGTACAGCCAACCCCCTCAGACCTACAACAGCTTCATGGACTCGTGCATGAAGAGAAGAGACCTTCTGCCGGTGGAGAATCAAAAGCCAAAACTCAACCAAGCTGCCGTAACCACCACCACAATTACTTCCACATCCACCACAACAGCTGCTGCACCACATACTGGcggcagcaacacaacagagaGCAACAGCAGCACAGCAGGGAACACCTCGACCTCTTCACCTTCAACTCAAAGGCCTCTCGATGAATCTGAAGCCAAACCTGTGCCTCCAGTTCCACAGGCTCTCAGAAAAGCGGCTTCGGATGAGGACGATGATGAAGATACAGTCAGCATTGTGGAGATCGGCTACCCAGCACTGATCGGACAGATGAAGGCAAGGAGGTGTGTGGAGCTCTACATGGTTTACTCTGAAAAGTACTTGAAGAAAACGACAGAGCCTGGCGTCAAAGATGGGGTGCAGGGACTGGAGATGTGCTTGCAAGGGTTTTTAGCTCTTGTCACCAGTACCATAGTGATGCTACTGAACAGCAATGTGCTAACAATGCTGcacttttga